GAGTAGGTCAAGGCTTTGATGTGCATCCTTTTAGCAAAGACGCAGAGCGGGTCATGATTTTGGGGGGCGTACGTTTTGATGGTCCGGGTTTGGCGGGCCACAGCGATGCCGACGTTATTGCTCATGCTTGCATTGATGCATTACTCGGGGCGGCGGGTTTGGGCGATATTGGGGAGCGCTACCCAGACACCGAAGTAAAATGGGCCGGAGCGGACAGCATGGCTTTGCTTAGCGACACCGTGGAGGCGGTAAACGCTGCGCAGTGGAAAGTGGCTAACGTGGACTGCACAGTGATTCTAGAAACCCCCCACTTGGCCCCCCACCGAGCAGAAATGCAAAAAAAATTAACTGCGGCAATTGGCGCACCGGTAACGGTGAAAGGTCGT
Above is a window of Acidimicrobiia bacterium DNA encoding:
- the ispF gene encoding 2-C-methyl-D-erythritol 2,4-cyclodiphosphate synthase, yielding MPEIRVGQGFDVHPFSKDAERVMILGGVRFDGPGLAGHSDADVIAHACIDALLGAAGLGDIGERYPDTEVKWAGADSMALLSDTVEAVNAAQWKVANVDCTVILETPHLAPHRAEMQKKLTAAIGAPVTVKGRRAEGLGALGRQEGVACFAVTLLERT